Proteins encoded by one window of Rhodamnia argentea isolate NSW1041297 chromosome 6, ASM2092103v1, whole genome shotgun sequence:
- the LOC115744911 gene encoding adenylate isopentenyltransferase 5, chloroplastic, giving the protein MLKLFRHNMKVAMSAVCKQVQPLLNFQGPVDMNPFYLRKDKVVFVMGATGTGKSRLAIDLATRFPGEVINSDKIQVYKGLNIVTNKVTKEECREIPHHLLGFVDPDSDFTATDFRYHTSLALRSISGRDRVPIIAGGSNSFIEALVDGDPEFRLRHNCCFLWVDVSLPVLRPFVSERVDRMVEAGLVNEVRSMYNPEADNTKGIRRAIGVGEMDQYLRIEATDADDETKARFLEASITKIKDNTCLLARDQRKKIRRLYEMWSWNMHRIDATEVFERRGSKEAAAEAWERLVLRPSSMIVDRFLYDAPSTTIISPNITATAAITPPVPMAAVAAATH; this is encoded by the exons ATGTTAAAG CTTTTCAGGCATAACATGAAAGTAGCTATGTCAGCTGTTTGCAAGCAAGTACAGCCATTGCTAAATTTTCAAGGCCCGGTCGACATGAATCCGTTCTATCTCAGGAAAGACAAGGTTGTATTCGTGATGGGAGCAACCGGCACCGGCAAGTCTAGGCTGGCCATCGACCTAGCCACCCGTTTTCCAGGTGAGGTCATAAATTCCGACAAAATCCAAGTCTACAAGGGCCTTAACATTGTCACCAACAAGGTCACCAAAGAGGAGTGCCGAGAAATTCCTCACCATTTATTAGGATTTGTGGACCCTGATTCAGACTTCACAGCCACGGACTTTAGGTACCACACATCACTAGCTTTGCGATCCATCTCGGGACGAGACAGGGTCCCAATAATCGCAGGCGGATCCAATTCCTTCATTGAAGCTCTAGTGGATGGTGATCCTGAATTTAGGTTGAGGCACAACTGTTGCTTCCTCTGGGTTGATGTTTCTTTGCCGGTCCTACGCCCCTTTGTGTCGGAGCGGGTGGATCGAATGGTAGAAGCGGGATTGGTGAACGAGGTTAGGAGTATGTACAACCCCGAGGCAGACAATACCAAAGGGATCAGAAGAGCAATTGGAGTTGGGGAAATGGACCAATACTTGAGGATCGAGGCAACCGATGCCGATGACGAAACCAAGGCAAGGTTTCTTGAGGCAAGCATTACCAAGATCAAGGACAACACTTGTTTGTTGGCTCGTGACCAACGAAAGAAGATCCGCAGGCTATATGAGATGTGGAGCTGGAACATGCATAGGATTGATGCCACAGAGGTTTTCGAGAGACGAGGATCGAAAGAGGCCGCCGCTGAAGCATGGGAAAGGTTGGTGCTGAGACCTAGTTCCATGATCGTGGACAGGTTCCTCTATGACGCGCCTAGCACCACCATCATATCACCAAATATTACTGCCACAGCGGCCATCACCCCGCCAGTCCCAATGGCAGCAGTTGCGGCTGCAACCCATTAG